The window GAACTACAAACTAGGTAAGCACATGCACCTCAGCAACATCTTTCAGAATGGAACATAAGCTACATGTAGTGTTCATCATCAATTCTGGAAAATGTAAAGGATCCTGAAACAAAAATCAGTTGATGAATAAGTTTAATGTTAACAtgtacaataataaatgttgtACCACCTATTCTACTCATCATTCCACTTTCAAACATGCCTCATGCCAAACACCGCCTTGCTCCAGCTCAGATGCTTTATATAGTCAGAAACTGTTTAACTTTTTATTGAGGTTAGCTTGAGCTTGAGCTGTTAAATTTACACTTTAGATGAAACTAATCATCAATGAATCAACTGTGAAGCCAACAGAAAAGTCATGGTGAGACCATGGAAGTCAGTTATATCCTAATTCAAGCACACAGCAACTCAACAAGTTACTGCAGGAATGAGTTATATTTAGAGTCACAGGTTGTCAAGACACTGAGCCCATTCTTGCACCCTATTAATGTGTATATGCACTTTATCTGTCTTATAAAACTGTAGCTAATCCATTTTATTCACCATCACAAACCACAAAACAGGTCTTGGGTGTCCACAAGTTTTATATGTTTAGGAAAAATCTTATTAGAATCGTTtatacacattttcaaaaaatacTAATGTTAGTCTTAAAATTAACATTAAACTCATAGATTATCTAGACAAATATCAAGTCATGAAAGCAGCATTATTGGTCAAGGTAAACTGAAACATGATATTTACATGAGACATCACTAAAACCAATCTGTATCAGGATGGGAGTGGGATTCATGCATGAAATACATTAGTAATGTAAATTTAATACTAACCTAGGGGGCAAGGGTCCACAGAGCACAGAACAACAGTTGATAAAGATGTTATTATAACTGTAAGGGTTGGTGACATCTTCTCCGCTCTTCCCTGACCAGGAGCCTTTaatctggtttaaaaaaaaaaaaaaaaaacactagattATAAAAATTGtaaagattctttttttttttaatatgttgtaCAGAAGTTTTTATTCACTGGACAAAACGCTACAATATGTGATGAATGATATGGATGACAAGTAAACCTTTAAAAAGCCATGACcaaataatatacagtaaaccTTTGCACATCAGTAACTATGGTAAATTTATTAAATCACTGCTGAAGCAGAGTCACAAAACTTACACCAAGTACTTACAGTGTTTGgatgttatattttcttttacgTATACTAACTGACTAACAACCTTGCTCAAATCTGATAGATCTGATCTTGCAACTTACAAACATTCCAAATAAGCATTCCTGAACCTTTCAGTACCACAACACACCAATCCAGTACTCACGTCTTCATTGGTGGTCAAATTGGAAGCGACCAGGTATGTATGGAAACCTGAGAGGCCCAGGATGGACCAGACTGAGAAGAAACATATCACCAGCTCCACTGCAGTGAAAGGTTTAGTTAAGGAAAGCACCAGTTTATTTGAGAAGgcaagaataaataaaacctgctCACCAACAGTGAAGTTATAgtaagaaattttaaaaaatattggtGAGTTCAGGATATCTGCCTGGACTCTCTTGGAGAGCAAACACCAAGCCTTTTCCATCTTGAGCCCCTGAAAgagtaaaaaacacaaaaaaaaaaaaaaaaaaaaaaaacagcaatgagTAAAGGCTTTAATAGAGTAAAGTCTATTAAAGGTGAGAAAGTGCTTAATCATGTTGAAACATTTTTCTTGTGTGGCAACAGCTGTACTAGAGTCCAGCTCAGCTCAACTGATTTCTTTGTATTCCAAGCCTTTAGAGAAATATAATTTGAACATTGCTCAAGACACCAAAGGGAACCAAATAAAGAATGCTAGTCTCAAAAAAATGATATACTGTCTGTTTTTGATTATCTGACACCTACATTACTCTCATGTGGTAAACCTCACTTGTCTGGCATTACAAGCAAGACACTAATTCATGTCTATAAAAAAAGCCAGAtggtcacttcctgtttgaacTGATCCACCTCCTTTGCTTTGTTCCAAAGTTCAATCCAATTTAGCTTTGATATGTGAAACTGTTTACATATGGATATGTTTTATAGTGGTAGAAGTGAAGGACAGGTTGTCTCTAGGCTCTAGCAATTTGAGGACAGTGACAGAGACTAATGAAGGGCTGCTTCATTTACAATTTTGTAACCTACTGTTGTTGGCATGCCAGCTCCTTGGAGGTTATATTTACACCCCTGAACATATTATTTCCTGTCCCCTCCTACTTTTGGCCACACTACAAGAGTAAATTTAGCCAGGTGGATTTGAGTCTGACTGCACCCTGACAGTTACTGACACATGTTGTTTGAGCCAGGTGTGTTAGCAGTTATCAGTAAAGATCCACCTTGTTTTTCATGTGGACACAGCATAACCACATACTCAGTGCAAGATGTGTGGTCACACAGCCGAAGATGAACGCTGTCAGGAAGGAAAGTGACACTATGAAAGTGTAGAAGAAGCGGTAGTTGCGTTTTCCTACGCAATTCCCGACCCACGGGCAGTGATGGTCAAATCGCTCTGTAAGAGAAGTACACCAACAGAGAACTCATAGTGAACTCCAAGTGATACCTTCCATTTTAATTTAAGGTACAATCCCACAGTCAAATTAATGTCATTCAAATGAGTCCAAACTGAACTAGAGGAAAGGAACGATCTTCACTGTAGCCCTATGAagtctttatttattattaattattcataaATGTCACAACGCTTGTCTGTGCCCCCAGCTCACCCACACAGTTGTCACACAGGCTGCAGTGGGAGGTGCGTGGAGGCCGGAACATCTTGCAGGTGAAGCAGTACTTGAGCTTGACCACCTGCTGGTTGATGAGGACTTCCTTTGTGCGTGGTGGAGGTCGATAGCTAGTGTTACCAGTGTTGTCTACAGagaatgggggaaaaaaaaaaatatatatatatatatatatatatatatagacacacGTGGCAACAAAATCAATCACAGAGTCTGGCCAATCACTAGCAGCTGTCATTAGTGTCAACACCTCACAGACCCATAGAAATAAACATGGcacagaacaacaacagcagTGGAACTCAGTGGAGAGACGAGGGATTTGCTGGACATTTATGGAGCTCCACATTCCATTATTTACACATGTTCAGGCAATACAGAGTCAAACTAAATGCCCACAACAATTCCTTCAAGATAGGGTGGTAGGTAAAAATTCAATTCTTATGTCATATCTTTGTTTCTAATATAGTTGGAACAGGTTAGGTAATAAGAACTTCTTACATCTCCCCTGTCCTTGGTCATGTGTAGGAGTTTACAAGGTGCTCAGAAAGCCAGCTTTAGACACTATACTGAAACATGTCATATGGAAAGGAAAGATAACGTTAGCGAGAGTCTAAACTGATGGTGAACACAAATGAAATGGTGTGGAAAAGGAGTCTTTATGGAACCGTAGGGATAAAAAAATTTCAAATTCCTAAAATAGTTGGGATCAAACTGGGGAGCTTTAGAAGTCAACATGACAATTGCCTGGATGGCTGCCAAAGTGAGATGCATTACACAGAGTCACGagaaatttgtctttttaaaaattctacTTAAGAAATTTGATGGGTCAAAGGTTTCAtcatcaaatgaaaatgaaactgggCACAGTGTGAGTCGTGACTGCACAATTAAAATATACCTTATGTTTCAATTTCAGAGTAAAACCGCTGATGCTAGTGGAACAATGCCTTCAATCTGTGAATTGTGCTCTAAAGCAAAATATGTAATAGGTCCTTGACGTCCGACATAACTGAATGCTACTGAGCAGACGACAGCTTACAGTGAGATGAGATGAGCTTATGCAGTTTGAGTTTAGGGATCAAATTCCCTTTAGGAAATATAAAGGCCATATGGAAAATTAGTGTGCCAGTAATAGTCTATATTTAGTGCCATAAACATGCAGGAATACCATTCTGGGAGCAAATAGTAAGTGCTTTATAAACAGCAACGTTTTTCAATGCTGGATATCAAAGTCAAAAGCATTTAAGGCATTTATATAGTTCTGATCCCAGCTGGGTCTTACCAATCTGTTTCTCAATGTCTGCAGCCTCATCTGGAGTTGCTCTGGGCAGGATGCCAGGGTCGCTGAAACTCGTTTGGAGCAGGGTGATGACCACAAATACAAAGAGGATGCCTCCAATAACAGGGATGCAGCTGGTCAGGTGTTTGACAAGGAAGGGACAGCTGTGATTAAGGGCAGGcacagacagagatagacacATTATGACTACATTAAAGTCTGGGAAAGGACCAAAACAAAGCCTGGCCTAAGAGATCtaattttaattaacatttgGTGATTTAATCACATTTGAATCACTGGAGACAGAGCACACTTTCACAGCATGTCTAAAAgaatgtgatgaaatgaaaaccatTTTCATATTCAGGCACTGATCCTTCTTACAGCACCATGCCACATTGACAGCTGCAAGTGAAAGAACACGTTTTGCTGATTGGAAGCCTAgacaatgaaatacattttaaagttgaATTTGTGTATTAGCCATTACCATTATTTACATGAATGAGGAATATGCGAGAATCACCTGGGCTGGATCTACATTTCAGGATAGACCCAATACACCATAAATACCCGAAGTGTCTATAAAGACTTTAAGGGTTTTTCAATTAACGACAGTTTATTAACTTTCAGAGACACAGAGGGCCCCCAGCTGGACAAGCACTGGACTCCATGCTGATGTTAGAATTGCAGAcctaacaaaaaaacaagaactcACTCAAATATAAAGAATAAACCACTTGTGACGAGAATAAGACCCAGAGTGAGGGGCAGGACCCCGCTCTGTCGGGCCACTATGATCCGTCCATCGCAGTAGAAGCGATTCTTCCCGGGGAACACTTGCCACTTTCTCCTCGGCCTTTTCGGCTCCTCTCTCTTGTGGTTATTGCTTCCCTGATGGACTGGAGGGGTCGGGGTGGGCGTTGGAAGAGTCTGCGGGTCGATCTGCTGATACTCGCAGTTTTTcatgatttaaaataaagtttggtTGCTCTGTCCCAATTCTGACAACCCGGGCATTTGGCCAGCGACCGATCGCATCACCGACACCCGTCTACTTTGAGGCATCTGAACGGAACAAATGTCGTTATTCCACTGGGAAACAAGCTAGCGTCAGTCCTTTGCTGTGGCTGTCCATTTGTAAATCACCGTGCTCGAAATTACATCCCAGTTACTTCCCATGCCTCCTCCAGCCTGACTCTAGAAACACTGCACAAAATCAGGCGATAATCCGCTGGCCATCGTTAGCTCGCTAGCCGAGCCATTCATGCTGCCCTGactaacaacacaaacacaaaacagcgTTACACTGCTAGCTTCTTAGCTCGCTCGTCGTGAACATTTCTACTGGTTTCTACCAGTTTCACTCGTCTCCTGTGGCATTAATAAAGTAAGAAGCACTAAACTTTGTCATTTTCGTCACATGTCGCTTTTCTTGCAACTGCCCGACACATTCGTGACTAACGTTGGTTAACGGCTACAAACTGTCGTCCGGCTGCTGTCAAGTGAAACGCAAAGAAATAATCAGTGTTTCCGGTCACTTTTCTTTCGAAATAAATAACCCTTAGATCAATGATGGCTGTCATAAGAATACAGTTCCATATAATGCACattccttgttttatttttctctataaATGCAATGCAACGCAAATATATAACTGTATTGTACAACATCCGGTACATCACGCCTCGTTGTAGCTAACTTGACGCAGGTTCATCAAGTGACAAAATAATACTCCGGAAATCATATCAAAATTAAAGTGTGAAATGGTTGACTTTTGGTTTCGAAACGTGTGGTTCTTAAGATTATATTTTAGTAAATGTGGTGACTTTCTTCACCGATTACCTACTATGTGATTTAGCTAACTAGTTAAATAAATTCACAGTGTACTATTACCAGCGGAAAACTCCGCAAAATTGGCAAATTCGTGGTAAAATCACAGTCgcgttttattttttaagtcgTGATCGGAAGTTCCACCTCTTGTTGTAACTACCTGGTGCACTTCCTCCGCCTTGACGAACAGGTACGCGGCTTTGGTCGAAAACTTTAGTGAAAAGGGACTTTTGGAGCGGAGCTGATATATTGGGTCAACATGGattgaaaagagaaatgtttaacGTAAAGTGAAGAAGGCAGCCCTAATCCGGGAGTCAGCTGGTGGACGTACCGTGTATACTGTGAGTAACGTTGACAGAAAGTCCCCTAATGGAGGAAAGAGTAATGTTAGCAATGACAAGTCGCCATGAAAGTTGAAATCATTTTCATACATAAGCGAATATGACCAACGCCTGTCAGACGATAACGTTGAATCCATGCTGGTCgctaaatgtgaaaaatagaaaccgctaaaaaaaaatctaaaaataaaaaacatctattgacttgtttgttttttttttgctaactacaaaacatgacatgacatgccATCAGAGTACACCAAACACTGTTTGAGAACCATGCCGTTTAAAAGGTCTACATGTTCTCTGTGAGCACAACATAGCCGATGATAATGCCAGATTCAATAAGGTTTTATCTTCAGTTCGGCACCGCCACAATCTACACCAGCTGCTTGGTCACTTTGATAAAACCCCGACGTTTCTACACAGCCGCAGTCTGAATAGCCACACTCCAAAGATGTCTAGTTTAGCTAAGTGACTGAACGCGATTAATGATGGCACTGTATTACCCGTGGTTCGGTTTAACAGGTAACAATTTCAGACTTGTAAACGCATTCCTAAAATATTTGGTTATGCTTTACTTGCTTCTCTACTGCTTTACCTTTCCCCGTGAGCAATAGGTCACTAAATTACACGGTTTTTAAACCAAGCTTGGTGCTTTGTGCCTTGATTCAGCAGCGCAGTGTAAACAGGAGATAGTTTGCATATGGCGTATGACTGTGATGATTTTCAACCTTCTCTCATTTTTAGCTTTATGTGACAGCTGTCCtctatattttaaattaaacatcgAAATTCGTTTCCAGGAATCCTATAACAGTATACAGTGAgttttatatgtgaacagtt of the Mastacembelus armatus chromosome 11, fMasArm1.2, whole genome shotgun sequence genome contains:
- the zdhhc18b gene encoding palmitoyltransferase ZDHHC18-B isoform X1; its protein translation is MKNCEYQQIDPQTLPTPTPTPPVHQGSNNHKREEPKRPRRKWQVFPGKNRFYCDGRIIVARQSGVLPLTLGLILVTSGLFFIFDCPFLVKHLTSCIPVIGGILFVFVVITLLQTSFSDPGILPRATPDEAADIEKQIDNTGNTSYRPPPRTKEVLINQQVVKLKYCFTCKMFRPPRTSHCSLCDNCVERFDHHCPWVGNCVGKRNYRFFYTFIVSLSFLTAFIFGCVTTHLALRAQDGKGLVFALQESPGSAVELVICFFSVWSILGLSGFHTYLVASNLTTNEDIKGSWSGKSGEDVTNPYSYNNIFINCCSVLCGPLPPSLIDRRGFLPTDESAQTGGMDIELPALAAKSEINVCTQGTKGLLESATLSPLLSTSCPQGKPQAAQTCPDNSSKVNSDPSPELSTSCGARHTVSSTGNTSSPHHCKTHSKKSKQVALHIHNPAFDVPVTPTSLDTGPSSKAEGHKGATFTTLH
- the zdhhc18b gene encoding palmitoyltransferase ZDHHC18-B isoform X2, whose protein sequence is MKNCEYQQIDPQTLPTPTPTPPVHQGSNNHKREEPKRPRRKWQVFPGKNRFYCDGRIIVARQSGVLPLTLGLILVTSGLFFIFDCPFLVKHLTSCIPVIGGILFVFVVITLLQTSFSDPGILPRATPDEAADIEKQIDNTGNTSYRPPPRTKEVLINQQVVKLKYCFTCKMFRPPRTSHCSLCDNCVERFDHHCPWVGNCVGKRNYRFFYTFIVSLSFLTAFIFGCVTTHLALRAQDGKGLVFALQESPGSAVELVICFFSVWSILGLSGFHTYLVASNLTTNEDIKGSWSGKSGEDVTNPYSYNNIFINCCSVLCGPLPPSLIDRRGFLPTDESAQTGGMDIELPALAAKSEINVEEKCLDFAVSCSG
- the zdhhc18b gene encoding palmitoyltransferase ZDHHC18-B isoform X3, with amino-acid sequence MKNCEYQQIDPQTLPTPTPTPPVHQGSNNHKREEPKRPRRKWQVFPGKNRFYCDGRIIVARQSGVLPLTLGLILVTSGLFFIFDCPFLVKHLTSCIPVIGGILFVFVVITLLQTSFSDPGILPRATPDEAADIEKQIDNTGNTSYRPPPRTKEVLINQQVVKLKYCFTCKMFRPPRTSHCSLCDNCVERFDHHCPWVGNCVGKRNYRFFYTFIVSLSFLTAFIFGCVTTHLALRAQDGKGLVFALQESPGSAVELVICFFSVWSILGLSGFHTYLVASNLTTNEDIKGSWSGKSGEDVTNPYSYNNIFINCCSVLCGPLPPSLIDRRGFLPTDESAQTGGMDIELPALAAKSEINVHRVGVWAC